Proteins found in one Microbacterium sp. SSM24 genomic segment:
- a CDS encoding glycosyltransferase, giving the protein MPSAADSPRPATASPFVASSATIAIVTYNRSGLLSRLLSSIIEMNPKPGHVVIVDNASTDDTADIVESFRARLGTELVYRRMETNTGGSGGFSEGMRVAYELGSEWIWLMDDDVEVLPDGLAKMGKWAPRFKSIQGRRYDYDGSEFYWQYRLSIPFGIPIPFAPAGFDDSGYREMNSGCFEGMFIHRDVVEQIGLPDPRFFIYWDDSVYGWLASRLTTAVIVDEFVLRRTREIRQWDMGIRHLNASSDAYRYYIMRNRGHMKHYFKTNGAYRPVRFWLGSVLTFAKELIRLVFVERKVRGTSNLFRGIQDGRKIARDASWQPMPPLSTVSL; this is encoded by the coding sequence ATGCCTTCCGCAGCCGATAGCCCTCGTCCAGCGACTGCGTCGCCCTTCGTCGCGTCCTCCGCGACGATCGCGATCGTCACCTACAACCGCTCCGGCCTTCTCTCCCGGCTGCTCTCGAGCATCATCGAGATGAACCCCAAGCCCGGCCATGTCGTCATCGTTGACAACGCGTCCACGGACGATACCGCCGACATCGTCGAATCGTTCCGCGCGCGGCTGGGCACCGAGCTCGTGTACCGCCGGATGGAGACCAACACCGGCGGATCGGGCGGCTTCAGCGAGGGCATGCGCGTCGCCTACGAACTCGGCTCCGAGTGGATCTGGCTCATGGACGACGACGTCGAGGTCCTTCCCGACGGCCTCGCGAAGATGGGCAAGTGGGCTCCCCGCTTCAAGAGCATCCAGGGCCGCCGCTACGACTACGACGGCAGCGAGTTCTACTGGCAGTACCGCCTGTCGATCCCCTTCGGCATCCCCATCCCGTTCGCGCCGGCGGGCTTCGACGACTCGGGGTACCGCGAGATGAACAGCGGATGCTTCGAGGGCATGTTCATCCACCGTGACGTCGTGGAGCAGATCGGCCTGCCGGATCCGCGGTTCTTCATCTACTGGGACGACTCGGTCTACGGCTGGCTGGCCTCGAGGCTGACCACCGCCGTCATCGTCGACGAGTTCGTGCTGCGGCGCACCCGCGAGATCCGCCAGTGGGACATGGGCATCCGGCACCTCAACGCCTCCAGCGACGCGTACCGGTACTACATCATGCGCAACCGCGGGCACATGAAGCACTACTTCAAGACGAACGGCGCGTACCGGCCGGTCAGGTTCTGGCTCGGCTCGGTTCTCACGTTCGCGAAGGAGCTCATCCGCCTCGTGTTCGTCGAGCGCAAGGTCCGGGGCACCAGCAACCTCTTCCGCGGCATCCAGGACGGTCGCAAGATCGCCCGGGACGCGTCCTGGCAGCCCATGCCGCCCCTCTCGACCGTCAGTCTCTGA
- a CDS encoding CAP domain-containing protein, producing MRARITAVLLTLSIVTAATVVTAAPAQAATGTSATVFSLTNAHRANAGLKPLISDPALDRAALAWARHLAATCTFTHSTSTWRAGRVSTAGWSATGENIAAGYATPNAVMSGWMGSSGHRANILNSRYTGVGIGFATGTCYQTYWVQVFGMTKTAAPAGAGDSDGDLLADVVVRDAQGQVILQRGNGAGGWRGSSVVGSGWLADDKLVSLGDFTGDGINDVARVRSTGSVELLRGTGSGTYAAPAAIGTLWPGYRHLIGGLDFNGDRRTDIIGVTPAGTILLHAGTGTGKFAATGVRIGAGWSKVTAAFYAGDFNGDTRGDILTRTSDGRLFVNTTTGTGGWGKAAVIGSGWNAMTAIFSPGDFDASGKPDVMARRTDGTVVLYRGNGRGGWASISNIGTGWNAYNGFG from the coding sequence ATGCGCGCACGCATCACCGCTGTCTTGCTGACCCTTTCCATCGTCACAGCCGCCACAGTGGTCACGGCCGCCCCAGCCCAAGCCGCCACCGGTACGTCCGCGACCGTGTTCAGTTTGACGAACGCACATCGGGCGAACGCTGGTTTGAAGCCGCTCATCTCCGACCCTGCACTCGATCGTGCCGCTCTCGCGTGGGCGCGCCACCTCGCCGCCACCTGCACGTTCACACACAGTACCTCCACGTGGCGCGCGGGACGCGTAAGCACGGCGGGGTGGTCAGCGACCGGCGAGAACATCGCCGCCGGGTATGCCACGCCGAACGCCGTCATGAGCGGGTGGATGGGTTCATCCGGCCACCGTGCGAACATCCTGAACTCGCGCTACACGGGCGTGGGCATCGGCTTCGCGACCGGAACGTGCTACCAGACGTACTGGGTGCAGGTCTTCGGAATGACCAAGACCGCCGCGCCCGCCGGCGCGGGAGACTCCGACGGCGACCTTCTCGCCGATGTCGTCGTGCGCGACGCCCAGGGACAGGTGATCCTCCAGCGCGGGAACGGCGCCGGAGGATGGCGCGGCTCTTCCGTCGTCGGCTCGGGCTGGCTCGCCGACGACAAGCTCGTCTCGCTCGGCGACTTCACCGGCGACGGCATCAACGACGTCGCCCGGGTCCGGAGCACCGGTTCGGTCGAGCTCCTGCGCGGCACCGGGAGCGGCACGTACGCGGCGCCCGCGGCGATCGGGACGCTCTGGCCCGGCTATCGCCATCTCATCGGCGGTCTCGACTTCAACGGCGATCGTCGCACCGACATCATCGGAGTCACTCCAGCGGGCACCATCCTGCTCCATGCCGGAACAGGGACGGGGAAGTTCGCCGCGACGGGGGTCCGCATCGGCGCAGGCTGGTCCAAGGTGACAGCGGCGTTCTATGCCGGCGACTTCAACGGCGACACCCGCGGCGACATCCTCACCCGGACGTCGGACGGACGGCTGTTCGTCAACACGACCACGGGGACCGGCGGCTGGGGCAAGGCTGCCGTCATCGGCAGCGGCTGGAACGCGATGACCGCGATCTTCAGCCCGGGCGACTTCGACGCGTCGGGCAAGCCGGACGTGATGGCGCGGCGCACGGACGGGACGGTCGTCCTCTACCGCGGGAACGGACGCGGCGGCTGGGCGAGCATCTCGAACATCGGGACCGGCTGGAACGCCTACAATGGATTCGGCTGA
- a CDS encoding UDP-glucose dehydrogenase family protein, with protein MRLSVIGCGYLGAVHAAAMASIGHDVVGIDVDARKVDSLSRGIAPFFEPGLQDILTAGIESGRLRFSTDMADAEGAKVHFIGVGTPQQKDGYAADLTYVNAAVESLVPFLSRGDIVAGKSTVPVGTAADLAPGIEAKGATLVWNPEFLREGWAVQDTIDPDRLVVGVVPGADGDRAAQVLREVYHPAVAKGTPFLVTDRATAELVKVAANAFLATKISFINAMAEIAEVTGADVTQLADAIGHDARIGRRFLGAGIGFGGGCLPKDIRAFSARAEELGRGESVGFLREVDAINLRRRHRAVELVVEGLGGAVFNKRIAVLGAAFKPHSDDIRDSPALDVAVRLHGLGAQVIVTDPEAVENARRVHPQLTYTADRDEALRGADAVVVVTEWDEYRRQLDPAHAAGLATGRLVVDGRNCLDAEAWRAAGWTYAGMGRP; from the coding sequence TTGCGCCTGTCAGTCATCGGATGCGGCTACCTCGGCGCGGTGCACGCCGCGGCGATGGCATCCATCGGTCACGATGTCGTCGGCATCGATGTGGATGCCCGCAAGGTCGACTCCCTCTCGCGGGGCATCGCGCCGTTCTTCGAGCCCGGACTCCAGGACATCCTCACCGCCGGCATCGAATCCGGGCGCCTGCGCTTCAGCACCGACATGGCCGACGCGGAGGGTGCGAAGGTGCACTTCATCGGAGTCGGCACGCCCCAGCAGAAGGACGGCTACGCCGCAGACCTCACGTACGTGAACGCGGCCGTCGAGAGCCTGGTCCCCTTCCTCAGCCGCGGCGACATCGTCGCCGGCAAGTCGACGGTCCCCGTCGGCACCGCCGCAGACCTCGCGCCGGGCATCGAGGCGAAGGGTGCCACGCTCGTCTGGAACCCGGAGTTCCTCCGCGAGGGCTGGGCCGTGCAGGACACGATCGATCCCGACCGGCTCGTCGTCGGCGTCGTACCGGGAGCAGACGGCGACCGGGCGGCTCAGGTGCTGCGTGAGGTGTACCACCCCGCCGTCGCCAAGGGCACACCCTTCCTGGTGACCGACCGGGCGACGGCCGAGCTGGTCAAGGTCGCGGCCAACGCCTTCCTCGCGACCAAGATCTCGTTCATCAACGCGATGGCCGAGATCGCCGAGGTCACGGGGGCCGACGTCACCCAGCTCGCCGACGCCATCGGTCACGACGCGCGCATCGGTCGACGCTTCCTCGGTGCGGGGATCGGCTTCGGCGGCGGATGCCTGCCCAAGGACATCCGCGCCTTCTCGGCACGCGCGGAGGAACTCGGCCGCGGCGAGTCCGTGGGCTTCCTGCGCGAGGTCGACGCGATCAACCTCCGACGACGCCATCGCGCCGTCGAGCTGGTGGTCGAGGGTCTGGGCGGCGCCGTCTTCAACAAGCGCATCGCCGTGCTCGGTGCGGCCTTCAAGCCACACAGCGACGACATCCGCGACTCGCCCGCGCTCGATGTCGCCGTGCGCCTGCACGGCCTGGGCGCGCAGGTCATCGTGACCGATCCCGAGGCCGTTGAGAACGCGCGTCGGGTGCACCCCCAGCTGACGTACACGGCCGACCGGGACGAAGCGCTGCGCGGAGCGGATGCCGTCGTCGTCGTCACCGAGTGGGACGAGTACCGCCGGCAGCTCGACCCGGCGCATGCCGCGGGCCTGGCGACGGGTCGCCTCGTCGTCGACGGCCGCAACTGTCTTGACGCCGAAGCGTGGCGCGCCGCCGGCTGGACGTACGCCGGCATGGGCCGCCCCTGA
- a CDS encoding ABC transporter permease yields MTTAAVGAPGSPRRYLHSLWLLSARDLKVRYATSALGYLWSVLDPLVMSAIYWFVFTQIFQRTVGNEPYIVFLITALLPWVWFNATVSDFTRAFNKDARLVRSTAIPRSIWVNRIVLSKGIEFLCSLPVLALFVVIAAFGDHPVQLNWGLLLFPVAVLLQTVLLVGLGLLVAPLCVIWTDLERTTKLILRALFYASPVIYGVSDLPGAFETLAAFNPLSGIFALYRVGFFADEWDPWVISVGAVMCFGFLALGILVFRRLERPLLKEL; encoded by the coding sequence GTGACCACCGCAGCAGTCGGCGCGCCCGGATCGCCGAGGCGGTACCTCCACTCGTTGTGGCTGCTCTCCGCGCGCGATCTCAAGGTGCGCTACGCCACGAGCGCGCTGGGGTACCTGTGGTCTGTTCTCGACCCGCTCGTGATGAGCGCGATCTACTGGTTCGTCTTCACCCAGATCTTCCAGAGGACGGTCGGCAACGAGCCGTACATCGTGTTCCTCATCACGGCGCTGCTGCCCTGGGTGTGGTTCAATGCCACGGTCTCCGATTTCACCCGCGCCTTCAACAAGGACGCGCGGCTCGTGCGCTCGACGGCCATCCCGCGCTCCATCTGGGTGAACCGCATCGTGCTCTCGAAGGGGATCGAGTTCCTCTGCTCGCTCCCCGTGCTCGCCCTGTTCGTGGTCATCGCCGCCTTCGGCGACCACCCGGTGCAGCTGAACTGGGGACTCCTGCTCTTCCCGGTGGCCGTCCTGCTCCAGACGGTGCTTCTGGTCGGGCTCGGTCTGCTCGTGGCGCCCCTGTGTGTCATCTGGACCGACCTCGAGCGCACCACCAAGCTGATTCTCCGGGCGCTGTTCTACGCGTCTCCGGTGATCTACGGGGTCTCCGATCTGCCCGGTGCCTTCGAGACGCTCGCGGCGTTCAACCCGCTGTCCGGGATCTTCGCGCTCTACCGGGTGGGCTTCTTCGCCGACGAGTGGGATCCGTGGGTCATCAGCGTGGGGGCGGTGATGTGCTTCGGCTTCCTCGCACTCGGCATCCTCGTCTTCCGCCGGCTCGAACGACCCCTGCTGAAGGAGCTGTGA
- the glf gene encoding UDP-galactopyranose mutase: MDLLIVGSGFFGLTIAERAAASGRKVTVIDRRPHIGGNAYSENEPTTGIEVHRYGAHLFHTSNPGVWEYVNRFTSFTNYVHRVYTNHKGVVFPLPINLGTINQFFQSAHSPDEARQLVHELAGEFDAKDAANLEEKGIALIGRPLYEAFIRDYTAKQWQTDPKELPAEVISRLPVRYTYDNRYFNDTWEGLPTDGYTAWLERMADHPNIDVKLDTDFFDVSQPLNKSATVGRLPIVYTGPVDRYFDFAEGALSWRTIDLEQEVLEVGDFQGTSVMNYADADVPYTRIHEFRHFHPERADRYPTDRTVIMREFSRFASRDDEPYYPVNTPEDRAGLVAYRELAKGERDVLFGGRLGTYQYLDMHMAIGAALSMWNNQLA, translated from the coding sequence ATGGATCTTCTCATCGTCGGTTCGGGCTTCTTCGGTCTCACGATCGCGGAGCGCGCTGCGGCGTCGGGTCGCAAGGTCACCGTCATCGATCGCCGCCCGCACATCGGCGGAAACGCGTACAGCGAGAACGAGCCGACGACGGGGATCGAGGTGCATCGCTACGGCGCGCATCTCTTCCACACGTCGAATCCGGGTGTGTGGGAGTACGTGAACCGCTTCACGTCGTTCACGAACTACGTGCACCGCGTCTACACGAACCACAAGGGCGTCGTGTTCCCGCTGCCGATCAACCTGGGAACGATCAACCAGTTCTTCCAGTCCGCGCACTCGCCCGACGAGGCGAGGCAGCTCGTGCACGAACTCGCCGGCGAGTTCGATGCGAAGGATGCGGCGAACCTCGAAGAGAAGGGGATCGCGCTCATCGGCCGCCCCCTCTACGAGGCGTTCATCCGCGACTACACCGCCAAGCAGTGGCAGACCGACCCGAAGGAACTGCCGGCCGAGGTCATCAGCCGCCTCCCGGTCCGCTACACCTACGACAACCGGTACTTCAACGACACGTGGGAGGGGCTCCCCACCGACGGGTACACCGCCTGGCTCGAGCGGATGGCCGATCACCCGAACATCGACGTGAAGCTCGACACCGACTTCTTCGACGTCTCGCAGCCTCTCAACAAGTCGGCGACCGTCGGCCGGCTTCCGATCGTGTACACCGGACCCGTCGACCGGTACTTCGACTTCGCTGAGGGTGCGCTGTCATGGCGGACGATCGACCTCGAGCAGGAGGTGCTCGAGGTCGGCGACTTCCAGGGCACGTCGGTCATGAACTATGCCGACGCGGATGTCCCGTACACGCGGATCCACGAGTTCCGGCATTTCCATCCCGAACGCGCCGACCGGTACCCGACGGACCGGACCGTCATCATGCGCGAGTTCTCGCGCTTCGCGTCACGAGACGACGAGCCGTACTACCCGGTGAACACCCCGGAGGACCGCGCCGGCCTCGTCGCGTACCGCGAGCTCGCCAAGGGCGAGCGGGACGTGCTCTTCGGCGGTCGCCTGGGCACCTACCAGTACCTCGACATGCACATGGCCATCGGGGCTGCGCTGTCCATGTGGAACAACCAGCTCGCCTGA
- a CDS encoding acyltransferase family protein encodes MNPADSVTTAGPMGSAGTEGTRSSVDPTPPAPPPRARLPEIDGLRAIALTLVVVYHLFGQGRVSGGVDVFLFVSGVVLALSLESAIARGETAAVWRRWARTFGRLAPPAALVLLAVVAMSFTILPPWQRDQTMREVVSSAVYLENWQLIASQLSYGAAGPETSPVQHFWSLSIQGQLIIVVPLAVALIFAARRWLRKPPAVVRLLVAGAVLGSFAYAAVRHATDPAVAYFDTFARFWELGLGLMIGWALAMGLRLPRRASALLGWTGLAAVLLSGVIIDGAQAYPGPLALVPVGGAALVVLSIRADGRGPEVVLRSRAFGAFSKTSYSLYLWHWPVLIAFLAISQRVDGVLGWRGAALVLVISVGLAVATWGLLERPLANRLRTARPLASGGVALLAVGIVIVVATAGLLAPRAAEPDSAAEAPAPVAAEATCLGAAALDPLRPECHDAADPDAALLPAYDRLTEDDDNRPECWGSLPEHPYAVCTLGPAEGYSRHLLAVGDSHNNVFVGVYEQIALDNGWRIDVAGRPGCHWTDATRVQNNLGATEGCADWNSFIEDYIAEQDLDGVIVTNSSRAEYVVPEGESPDDVRAEGFARAWDTRPDPAIEIFAIRDNPIFPIGALPCVIDPVRVEAGACGLPREEALIDDGLADAVELDPNARLIDLTDYMCDPTWCSLVVGGVIVSRDGSHLTATFAQTLRPYLERELQQSLAP; translated from the coding sequence GTGAATCCTGCAGACTCCGTCACAACTGCCGGGCCGATGGGCTCGGCAGGGACGGAGGGCACGCGGTCGTCCGTCGATCCGACCCCGCCCGCGCCGCCACCTCGTGCGCGTCTGCCGGAGATCGACGGGCTCCGTGCGATCGCGCTGACGCTGGTCGTCGTCTACCACCTGTTCGGACAGGGCCGTGTGTCCGGCGGAGTGGACGTGTTCCTCTTCGTCTCGGGCGTCGTGCTCGCGCTCTCTCTGGAGTCGGCCATCGCGCGCGGTGAGACGGCAGCGGTGTGGCGGCGCTGGGCGCGAACGTTCGGGCGGCTCGCTCCGCCGGCCGCGCTCGTGCTGCTGGCCGTCGTCGCGATGTCCTTCACGATCCTGCCTCCCTGGCAGCGCGACCAGACGATGCGCGAGGTCGTGTCTTCCGCCGTGTACCTCGAGAACTGGCAGCTGATCGCATCGCAGCTCTCCTATGGGGCTGCCGGCCCGGAGACGAGTCCCGTCCAGCACTTCTGGTCGCTCTCGATCCAGGGCCAGCTGATCATCGTCGTCCCGCTCGCCGTCGCGCTGATCTTCGCGGCGCGGCGGTGGCTGCGGAAGCCGCCCGCGGTGGTCCGGCTGCTCGTCGCGGGCGCGGTGCTCGGCTCCTTCGCCTACGCCGCGGTTCGCCACGCCACAGATCCCGCGGTGGCGTACTTCGACACGTTCGCGCGCTTCTGGGAGCTCGGGCTCGGGCTCATGATCGGCTGGGCGCTCGCGATGGGGCTGCGACTGCCTCGACGTGCCTCGGCGCTCCTCGGCTGGACGGGGCTCGCGGCGGTGCTGCTGAGCGGTGTCATCATCGACGGCGCGCAGGCCTATCCCGGACCTCTGGCACTGGTGCCGGTCGGAGGAGCGGCGCTCGTCGTCCTCAGCATCCGCGCGGACGGTCGGGGGCCGGAGGTCGTCCTGCGCTCCCGCGCGTTCGGCGCCTTCAGCAAGACGTCGTACTCGCTCTATCTCTGGCACTGGCCGGTCCTGATCGCCTTCCTCGCGATCTCCCAGCGGGTCGACGGCGTGCTGGGGTGGCGGGGTGCGGCGCTCGTCCTCGTCATCTCCGTCGGTCTGGCCGTCGCCACCTGGGGTCTGCTGGAGCGCCCGCTCGCGAACCGGCTCCGCACAGCCCGGCCCCTCGCATCCGGAGGCGTCGCGCTGCTCGCGGTGGGCATCGTCATCGTCGTCGCGACGGCAGGGCTGCTCGCGCCGCGCGCCGCCGAGCCCGACTCCGCGGCCGAGGCGCCCGCACCGGTCGCCGCGGAGGCCACATGCCTCGGCGCCGCGGCACTGGATCCGCTGCGCCCGGAGTGTCACGATGCGGCTGATCCGGACGCGGCGCTGCTTCCGGCCTACGACCGACTGACCGAGGACGACGACAACAGACCGGAGTGCTGGGGCTCGCTTCCCGAGCATCCGTACGCGGTCTGCACACTGGGACCGGCGGAAGGCTACTCCCGTCATCTGCTCGCCGTGGGGGACTCGCACAACAACGTCTTCGTGGGCGTGTACGAGCAGATCGCGCTCGACAACGGCTGGCGCATCGACGTCGCGGGGCGGCCGGGCTGCCATTGGACGGATGCGACGCGCGTGCAGAACAACCTCGGGGCCACCGAAGGATGCGCCGACTGGAACTCCTTCATCGAGGACTACATCGCGGAGCAGGATCTCGACGGGGTCATCGTCACGAACTCGAGCCGCGCGGAGTACGTCGTTCCCGAGGGCGAGTCGCCCGACGACGTCCGGGCGGAGGGGTTCGCGCGAGCCTGGGACACTCGTCCCGACCCGGCGATCGAGATCTTCGCCATCCGCGACAATCCGATCTTTCCGATCGGGGCGCTGCCCTGCGTGATCGACCCCGTCCGGGTCGAGGCCGGTGCGTGCGGACTTCCGCGCGAGGAGGCGCTGATCGACGATGGGCTCGCGGATGCCGTCGAGCTCGATCCGAACGCGCGCCTGATCGATCTGACCGACTACATGTGCGATCCCACCTGGTGCTCACTCGTGGTCGGCGGCGTGATCGTCTCGCGGGACGGCTCGCATCTGACCGCGACCTTCGCGCAGACCCTTCGGCCCTACCTCGAGCGCGAGCTCCAGCAGTCGCTCGCTCCGTGA
- a CDS encoding lysylphosphatidylglycerol synthase domain-containing protein gives MTSSPTPRSRGLTAVMRVLRSRTVRWGFVVVAVGFLCWALWIQRDAVAEALALAGWSTVVVALLVSMVFLALTFVAWRVILHDLGARITWGGATVVYGVGQLGKYVPGGVWNIVAGAELGTNHRVPRRATVVSLAVASVLTLVTGFAVGTLSFLFAPRLAQDWWWVALVLSPIVLCLFPPVMNRLIALGMRILRREGLPSAMSYRGLGGATGVTLAAWVASGVQLWIIAVGMGMDAEWSTLLVCIGASALGWAVGYVAVFAPAGVGVREVIVLVALGGLLPEGSVLAAVVLSRVLTILADVAFAGIGFWVAGSARRRQRSEEGAR, from the coding sequence GTGACTTCTTCTCCCACCCCGCGGTCGCGGGGACTGACGGCAGTGATGCGCGTGCTCCGCTCGCGGACGGTGCGCTGGGGCTTCGTCGTCGTCGCCGTCGGCTTCCTGTGCTGGGCGCTGTGGATCCAGCGGGATGCCGTCGCCGAGGCGCTGGCTCTCGCGGGGTGGTCGACGGTCGTCGTGGCCCTGCTGGTGAGCATGGTCTTCCTTGCTCTCACGTTCGTCGCCTGGCGCGTGATCCTCCACGATCTGGGGGCGCGCATCACGTGGGGCGGGGCCACCGTCGTCTACGGCGTCGGCCAGCTCGGCAAGTACGTCCCCGGCGGGGTGTGGAACATCGTCGCCGGTGCGGAGCTCGGAACGAACCACCGCGTTCCGCGTCGCGCGACCGTCGTCTCACTCGCCGTCGCGAGCGTGCTCACGCTCGTCACGGGTTTCGCGGTCGGCACGCTCTCCTTCCTCTTCGCGCCCCGCCTCGCCCAGGACTGGTGGTGGGTCGCGCTCGTGCTGTCGCCCATCGTCCTGTGCCTCTTCCCGCCGGTGATGAACCGCTTGATCGCGCTGGGCATGCGGATCCTGCGCCGCGAGGGGCTGCCCTCGGCGATGTCGTATCGCGGCCTCGGCGGCGCGACGGGCGTGACGCTGGCCGCGTGGGTGGCCTCGGGCGTGCAGCTGTGGATCATCGCCGTCGGGATGGGCATGGATGCCGAGTGGTCCACCCTGCTCGTGTGCATCGGCGCATCCGCGCTCGGGTGGGCCGTCGGGTATGTCGCGGTGTTCGCGCCCGCGGGCGTGGGCGTGCGCGAGGTCATCGTTCTCGTCGCGCTCGGCGGCCTGCTGCCGGAGGGATCTGTGCTCGCGGCCGTGGTGCTGAGTCGCGTGCTGACGATCCTCGCCGACGTCGCCTTCGCCGGCATCGGGTTCTGGGTGGCGGGCTCTGCACGTCGTCGGCAGCGTTCCGAGGAGGGTGCCCGATGA
- a CDS encoding ABC transporter ATP-binding protein: MTASGHAIEVRDLGVRFRRNRRGRRSIKDLFADASRRSKPGEFWPLRDVTFDVRPGESIGVVGRNGQGKSTLLKLVAGVLIQDEGTVEVNGGVAPLIEITGGFVGDLTVRENVRLTAGLHGMPKAEVARRFDGIIDFAELGDFTETPYKHLSNGMKVRLAFAVVSQLEEPILLVDEVLAVGDKAFREKCYKRIDELLADGRTLFFVSHSERDLRRFCTRGLYLDKGRLQMDAPIGEVLDRYNADYAT, translated from the coding sequence ATGACGGCATCCGGCCACGCCATCGAAGTGCGCGATCTCGGCGTGCGGTTCCGCCGCAACCGGCGCGGTCGCCGCAGCATCAAGGACCTGTTCGCCGACGCGTCCCGCCGCAGCAAGCCGGGCGAGTTCTGGCCGCTGCGTGACGTCACGTTCGATGTTCGACCCGGCGAGTCGATCGGGGTCGTCGGCCGTAACGGACAGGGGAAGAGCACGCTGCTCAAGCTCGTCGCGGGCGTGCTCATTCAGGACGAGGGCACCGTCGAGGTCAACGGCGGCGTGGCGCCCCTCATCGAGATCACCGGTGGTTTCGTCGGCGACCTGACGGTCCGCGAGAACGTGCGCCTGACGGCGGGACTTCACGGGATGCCGAAGGCCGAGGTCGCCCGCCGGTTCGACGGGATCATCGACTTCGCCGAACTCGGCGACTTCACCGAGACGCCGTACAAGCACCTGTCCAACGGCATGAAGGTCCGGCTCGCGTTCGCCGTGGTCTCCCAGCTCGAGGAGCCGATCCTCCTCGTCGACGAGGTGCTCGCCGTCGGCGACAAGGCGTTCCGGGAGAAGTGCTACAAGCGCATCGACGAGCTGCTCGCCGACGGGCGCACGCTGTTCTTCGTCAGCCACAGCGAGCGTGATCTTCGCCGCTTCTGCACACGCGGCCTCTACCTCGACAAGGGCCGGCTGCAGATGGATGCCCCCATCGGCGAGGTGCTCGACAGGTACAACGCGGACTACGCGACGTGA
- a CDS encoding glycosyltransferase, translated as MSASENRPTVCVVGPVSPYRGGIAQYTESLADRLGALADVQVVSFRKQYPKALYPGESDVDAAKAPIDGVWYDLDATDPRTWRRTADRIAATEPDLVLFNWWTLYWQPWTAYMAKRLRRRGIRVVFLCHNIGDHGAGALRKRIGSTLLASADGFVVHSEATARELSARLPGHAVLRRPIPSYDNLPAARGELAPRGRLDLLFFGFIRPYKGLDVLLDAMKIVDDPDVALSVVGESWEDGTAIRSRAEALGAEVVMQYVGDDEAAEYFERADAVVLPYLSASGSAVVAAAYHYGKPVIASRVGGLVDVVDETTGLLVEPGDAASLAAAISAFSRAEAKSLAVGARTFALENTWDRMAQAILDTFLPATS; from the coding sequence ATGAGTGCATCGGAGAACCGGCCCACGGTGTGCGTCGTCGGTCCCGTCAGCCCGTACCGGGGCGGCATCGCCCAGTACACCGAGTCGCTGGCGGATCGGCTGGGCGCGCTCGCCGACGTGCAGGTGGTCTCGTTCCGCAAGCAGTATCCCAAGGCGCTGTACCCGGGCGAGTCGGATGTCGACGCAGCCAAGGCTCCCATCGACGGCGTCTGGTACGACTTGGACGCGACGGACCCGCGGACGTGGCGACGCACGGCGGACCGCATCGCGGCGACCGAACCCGATCTCGTGCTCTTCAACTGGTGGACGCTCTACTGGCAGCCGTGGACCGCGTACATGGCCAAGCGCCTGCGCCGGCGCGGCATCCGTGTCGTGTTCCTGTGTCACAACATCGGAGACCACGGCGCGGGCGCGCTGCGCAAGCGGATCGGGAGCACGCTGCTGGCCAGCGCCGACGGCTTCGTCGTGCACTCCGAGGCGACCGCACGGGAGCTGTCCGCGCGGCTCCCGGGGCACGCGGTGCTGCGGCGTCCGATCCCGAGCTACGACAATCTCCCGGCCGCCCGCGGCGAGCTCGCCCCGCGCGGCCGGCTGGACCTGCTGTTCTTCGGCTTCATCCGGCCGTACAAGGGCCTCGACGTGCTCCTGGACGCGATGAAGATCGTCGACGACCCGGATGTCGCGCTGAGCGTCGTCGGAGAGTCATGGGAGGACGGGACTGCGATCCGTTCGCGGGCCGAGGCGCTCGGCGCCGAGGTCGTGATGCAGTACGTCGGCGACGATGAGGCAGCCGAGTACTTCGAGCGCGCCGACGCTGTCGTGCTGCCGTACCTCTCCGCATCCGGAAGCGCGGTCGTCGCTGCGGCCTACCACTACGGCAAGCCCGTGATCGCGAGCAGGGTGGGCGGCCTCGTCGATGTCGTCGACGAGACCACCGGGCTCCTCGTCGAGCCCGGGGACGCCGCGTCGCTCGCCGCCGCGATCTCGGCGTTCTCGCGTGCCGAGGCGAAGTCCCTCGCGGTCGGTGCGCGTACCTTCGCACTCGAGAACACGTGGGATCGGATGGCGCAGGCGATCCTCGACACGTTCCTGCCGGCCACGTCTTAG